Proteins encoded by one window of Moorella humiferrea:
- a CDS encoding S-layer homology domain-containing protein: MMAWPRMTLLFTWLTLLLATVFCGETTGQPLNSQTLGGQAGAEGRLMAVQFADMEGHWARVPVMRLAGQGIISGRGDGRFDPEAPVTRIEALNLLGRAAGWEASTTGTGQNRQGASYLPAAAQKFLTTKEKAYTLADWQAPAARQEVAAWVGRALGLAPAGTAFLPALASFQDSGEVDGELAPMVEAVLQESLMAGVQAGIFAPRQAMTRAEMAALLDRLDGRLASLRGASRLEGQVVDRVETWTDGGGRIVTLRVATFGGPVVGLQIELGANGESLVDFLLYKNGALTLGRGLNVGDTVKLFLQGEKVLYAEASPGAFNIGGSAASAINGPTATPAYNQGDIRMVNGYLREINDDKLVVVDGAGNERSVAITGTTTIIRSGHILLPDDLKTGDQVKVQMDGRGRALTVQVGNDTNRLGRVLRGKVDRVNPLDGKIVLRDTGEFFYGTWLPGDSLKTLKLSRDAVASLFGSGGSLGVAAGGFNGEVLTVLEDGTGSDTATAVTKAGASMRLYEGTLEDLYLGSGEMFLEGEDKPLLLTNDTIFIKNGQKVAAADFKAGDYVFMVAAGPGTGQALMVYGTDVLPASWRLYRGEIEEVKKEGFTLYDVEVMGYGSGRPFDWEETEDDKDFNLDWEPVIMGQGGEMSRDDFTAGRFTGDYEGDYAYVLARGNTAHGLLVLPDDAVGPTMTSLGRLKGIDRDDGTVTLTAVRDWSTGYGRWQDRDEDLELDARRALVLKGRKIGAPEELVPGDVLYVVHDGRQALVLMVAD, encoded by the coding sequence ATGATGGCTTGGCCCAGAATGACGCTCCTTTTTACTTGGCTCACTCTTCTTCTCGCCACTGTCTTCTGCGGGGAGACAACAGGGCAACCGTTAAACAGTCAGACCCTGGGCGGGCAGGCGGGGGCTGAAGGACGCCTTATGGCGGTGCAGTTTGCCGATATGGAAGGCCACTGGGCCCGCGTGCCCGTAATGCGCCTGGCGGGCCAGGGTATTATAAGCGGCCGCGGCGACGGCCGCTTCGATCCCGAAGCGCCGGTGACCCGCATCGAGGCCCTGAACCTTTTGGGGCGGGCCGCGGGCTGGGAGGCTTCAACTACAGGCACCGGCCAGAACAGGCAGGGGGCTAGCTACTTACCGGCAGCCGCCCAGAAATTTTTAACGACGAAAGAAAAGGCCTACACTTTAGCCGACTGGCAGGCTCCGGCCGCCCGGCAGGAAGTGGCGGCCTGGGTGGGCAGGGCTTTAGGCCTTGCCCCGGCGGGCACCGCTTTCTTGCCCGCCCTGGCGTCCTTTCAGGACAGCGGCGAGGTGGATGGCGAACTAGCACCCATGGTGGAGGCCGTGCTCCAGGAGAGCCTCATGGCCGGAGTGCAGGCAGGCATCTTCGCTCCCCGGCAGGCGATGACCAGGGCGGAAATGGCGGCCCTCCTCGACCGCCTCGACGGCCGCCTGGCTTCCCTGCGGGGCGCCTCTCGTCTGGAAGGCCAGGTAGTGGACCGGGTGGAAACCTGGACGGATGGGGGCGGGAGGATTGTAACCCTGCGGGTGGCGACCTTTGGCGGACCCGTCGTGGGCCTGCAGATTGAACTGGGGGCAAATGGGGAATCCCTTGTAGATTTCCTTCTATATAAAAACGGGGCCCTTACCCTGGGCCGCGGGTTGAATGTGGGGGATACGGTAAAGCTCTTCCTCCAGGGGGAAAAGGTTTTGTACGCCGAAGCTTCCCCGGGGGCTTTTAATATAGGCGGCAGCGCCGCCAGCGCCATTAACGGACCCACCGCCACCCCGGCCTACAATCAGGGCGATATCCGTATGGTAAACGGATACCTGCGGGAAATAAACGATGACAAGCTAGTCGTCGTCGACGGTGCCGGGAACGAAAGAAGCGTCGCCATCACAGGGACGACGACCATCATCCGTTCCGGCCATATTCTCCTGCCTGATGATTTAAAAACCGGCGACCAGGTCAAAGTCCAGATGGACGGCAGGGGGCGGGCCCTGACGGTCCAGGTGGGTAACGACACCAACCGCCTGGGAAGGGTCCTGCGGGGGAAGGTCGACCGGGTGAATCCTTTGGACGGCAAGATCGTCCTCCGCGATACAGGCGAGTTTTTCTACGGCACCTGGCTACCGGGGGATTCCTTAAAGACCCTGAAACTTTCCCGGGATGCGGTTGCTTCCCTGTTCGGGTCGGGCGGCAGCCTTGGGGTGGCGGCGGGCGGTTTCAACGGGGAAGTCTTGACCGTCCTGGAGGATGGTACCGGCAGCGATACCGCTACGGCAGTGACAAAGGCGGGGGCTTCCATGCGTCTTTATGAAGGAACCCTCGAAGACCTCTACCTGGGCAGCGGCGAGATGTTTTTAGAAGGCGAAGATAAGCCGTTGCTCTTAACAAATGATACCATATTTATTAAAAACGGCCAAAAAGTTGCGGCGGCGGATTTCAAAGCAGGCGACTATGTATTCATGGTGGCGGCGGGTCCCGGCACCGGCCAGGCCCTCATGGTTTACGGTACCGACGTGCTGCCTGCGTCGTGGCGCCTGTACCGGGGAGAGATTGAAGAGGTAAAAAAAGAAGGGTTTACCCTGTACGACGTTGAGGTTATGGGATATGGGTCCGGACGGCCTTTCGACTGGGAGGAGACGGAGGATGATAAGGATTTCAACCTGGATTGGGAGCCGGTCATCATGGGACAAGGCGGAGAGATGAGCAGGGACGACTTTACCGCCGGACGTTTTACCGGCGATTATGAAGGCGATTATGCCTATGTCCTGGCCCGGGGGAATACAGCCCACGGCCTCTTGGTCCTGCCGGACGATGCGGTGGGTCCTACCATGACCAGCCTCGGCCGCCTTAAGGGAATCGACCGCGATGATGGAACGGTTACTTTGACGGCCGTACGCGACTGGAGTACAGGCTATGGGCGCTGGCAGGACCGGGATGAAGATTTAGAGTTAGACGCCCGAAGGGCTCTGGTGCTGAAAGGAAGAAAAATAGGGGCGCCGGAAGAACTGGTACCCGGCGACGTCTTATACGTCGTTCATGACGGCAGGCAGGCCCTGGTATTAATGGTTGCCGATTAA
- a CDS encoding S-layer homology domain-containing protein gives MSARWGALVFLATFLSMVFIPATSAAALDYYRFHGGIKNEKDYAEVLYITGEPVILRGTIQESFGQARDGRITGRVTYRLGNTDKGITLTRTVSFVTSVEKNGRQEVNTTTVDRFSETITVGKNRYALQDFQFSRSDLIDHQPAVDYKSGNWSARKVYSLNNGQATVVVETWGDTVGYNHAWGSTETAREEGTVSFSGKVALDKTNLVATSWNCSFSQGVSYHRTRYLEYQANEPQNISFAGGYVENSRTTETLQYQGSFPDLDNGVLASTKLIKREGDCELQGLADKNRLWVAQLADVRGHWAEGDIRQMYGLGAFEETGDYFYPTLPFYRGQFARALVAVLDLPLPVEDTGGSRLAAGPPAVRSLAGTSGLAGRTPQTSQAQEKPLFTDVAVTDPAYKYYRAVYEAGVMTGTGPGLFNPTRPLTRAEALVILVRALGLEGRGPAGYVTTSFMDDAEIPSWARPAIYVAEKIGLARGDEYGFLKPNEVLSRAEAAVFLNRFVRYLQEEMTADYRERLLGFN, from the coding sequence GTGAGCGCTAGATGGGGGGCCCTGGTTTTCCTGGCGACGTTTTTATCCATGGTTTTTATACCTGCCACCTCGGCCGCAGCCCTCGATTACTACCGTTTCCACGGCGGTATAAAGAATGAAAAGGATTACGCCGAGGTCCTCTATATAACCGGCGAGCCGGTAATCCTCCGGGGCACGATCCAGGAGAGCTTCGGCCAGGCCAGGGATGGGCGCATAACCGGCAGGGTGACCTACCGGTTGGGGAATACAGATAAAGGCATTACATTGACCCGTACCGTGAGCTTCGTCACCTCCGTAGAGAAAAACGGTCGCCAGGAGGTAAATACCACCACGGTGGACCGCTTCAGCGAGACGATCACGGTTGGGAAGAACCGGTATGCCCTGCAGGATTTTCAATTTTCTCGTTCCGACCTCATCGATCACCAGCCGGCTGTGGATTATAAAAGCGGGAACTGGTCGGCGCGCAAGGTCTATAGCTTAAACAACGGCCAAGCTACCGTTGTTGTTGAAACCTGGGGCGATACGGTGGGCTACAACCACGCCTGGGGCAGCACCGAAACCGCCCGGGAAGAAGGTACCGTATCCTTCAGCGGCAAGGTGGCCCTGGATAAAACCAACCTTGTCGCCACCTCCTGGAACTGCAGCTTTAGCCAGGGCGTTTCTTACCACCGTACCCGTTACCTGGAATACCAGGCCAACGAACCGCAGAACATCAGCTTTGCCGGGGGCTACGTCGAGAACAGCCGTACCACGGAAACCCTGCAATATCAGGGCAGCTTTCCTGATCTTGATAACGGCGTGCTGGCAAGCACAAAATTGATAAAGCGGGAAGGAGACTGCGAACTCCAGGGGCTGGCCGATAAAAACCGTTTGTGGGTGGCACAACTGGCCGACGTCCGCGGCCACTGGGCCGAAGGCGATATCCGCCAGATGTACGGACTGGGAGCCTTCGAAGAAACTGGGGATTATTTCTACCCCACGCTGCCCTTCTACCGTGGTCAATTTGCTCGGGCCCTGGTGGCGGTCCTCGACCTGCCTTTGCCGGTTGAAGATACGGGAGGTTCCCGGTTGGCGGCAGGGCCTCCCGCCGTTCGCTCCCTGGCTGGAACTTCTGGCCTGGCCGGCAGGACGCCCCAGACCTCACAGGCCCAGGAAAAGCCCCTCTTTACCGATGTTGCCGTCACCGATCCCGCCTACAAATACTATCGGGCCGTTTATGAGGCCGGAGTGATGACGGGCACGGGACCCGGATTATTTAATCCTACCAGGCCTTTGACCCGCGCCGAAGCCCTGGTCATCCTGGTGCGGGCCCTGGGGTTGGAGGGAAGGGGGCCGGCGGGTTATGTAACTACCTCCTTCATGGACGACGCGGAAATACCCTCATGGGCCCGCCCGGCCATTTATGTAGCAGAGAAGATCGGCCTGGCCCGGGGCGATGAATACGGGTTTTTAAAGCCCAACGAAGTGTTGAGCAGGGCCGAAGCGGCGGTTTTCCTCAACCGGTTCGTCCGTTACCTCCAGGAAGAGATGACCGCCGACTACCGGGAACGGTTGCTGGGGTTTAACTAG
- the fliW gene encoding flagellar assembly protein FliW, which translates to MKVPTSRFGVIEIGPADVLNFPEGVPAFEQLREFFLHPIPDNPAFIWLQAIADPDVAFLLVDPFLFFPGYEVEIPEGLQQELKIKEAADVLVLAVVTVPDGDVRRMTANLVAPVIINRAARLGRQYVMEGTKYTTRHPLFRDKG; encoded by the coding sequence GTGAAGGTACCGACGTCGCGTTTCGGAGTCATAGAGATCGGGCCGGCGGATGTGCTGAACTTCCCGGAAGGCGTTCCGGCCTTTGAACAATTGCGCGAGTTTTTCCTGCACCCCATACCGGACAACCCGGCTTTCATTTGGCTCCAAGCCATAGCCGATCCGGACGTGGCCTTCCTGCTGGTGGACCCCTTTCTCTTTTTCCCCGGTTACGAAGTGGAGATTCCGGAAGGACTGCAGCAGGAGCTGAAGATCAAAGAGGCCGCCGACGTCCTGGTCCTGGCGGTAGTGACGGTGCCGGACGGCGACGTCCGGCGTATGACGGCCAATCTGGTGGCGCCGGTGATCATCAACAGGGCCGCCCGCCTGGGAAGGCAGTATGTAATGGAAGGTACGAAGTATACAACCCGGCATCCCCTGTTTCGTGACAAAGGGTGA
- the csrA gene encoding carbon storage regulator CsrA: MLVLTRRVNETIIIDGKIKVTVVAIEDDKIRIGIDAPPEVGIVREELLNAVRDENKAAARTALVPGDLPKNFLSRPGKDRGDRTDM, from the coding sequence GTGCTCGTTTTGACCCGGCGGGTCAACGAAACCATAATTATCGACGGCAAGATCAAAGTAACCGTCGTGGCTATCGAAGACGACAAAATCCGCATCGGCATCGACGCCCCGCCGGAGGTGGGAATTGTCCGCGAGGAGCTTTTGAACGCCGTGCGCGATGAAAATAAAGCAGCCGCCCGTACCGCTTTGGTGCCGGGGGATTTGCCTAAAAATTTCCTCTCGCGACCAGGTAAAGATCGCGGCGACCGTACCGATATGTAA
- the flgM gene encoding flagellar biosynthesis anti-sigma factor FlgM — protein sequence MKITGEGTTYWNRVRAVYKQNEVARPGEGAGRPRWDGDSVQLSATGRLVGELKARLAEADDVRHGRVETLQAAVAAGTYKVPLEDVADAILKEMSR from the coding sequence TTGAAGATAACTGGAGAGGGAACAACGTACTGGAACCGGGTGCGTGCGGTCTACAAGCAGAATGAAGTAGCCCGGCCCGGGGAAGGGGCCGGCCGGCCGCGTTGGGATGGCGACAGCGTCCAGCTTTCCGCCACCGGTAGGCTGGTGGGCGAGCTGAAGGCCCGCCTGGCAGAGGCGGATGACGTCCGCCACGGGCGGGTAGAGACCCTGCAGGCCGCCGTGGCCGCCGGCACGTATAAAGTACCCCTGGAAGACGTGGCCGACGCCATCTTGAAGGAGATGAGCCGTTGA
- the flgN gene encoding flagellar protein FlgN, whose translation MKKLAEILQAELEVVRDLLTVCRWEQEALVADDIEALRAAVEKKGDLSRALAALEEERRQAARFEEADGTAPDVLEELLDLLRQAVRDLQEVNETNRLLARQSLAYTRKVLALLVPEDKSPVLMDQLV comes from the coding sequence TTGAAGAAACTGGCAGAAATCCTGCAGGCAGAGCTGGAAGTGGTGCGGGACCTTTTGACGGTGTGCCGTTGGGAGCAGGAAGCCCTGGTGGCCGACGATATAGAGGCGCTCCGCGCGGCCGTGGAAAAAAAGGGGGACCTGTCCCGAGCGTTGGCGGCCCTGGAGGAAGAACGCCGGCAAGCGGCACGATTTGAGGAAGCCGACGGCACCGCCCCGGATGTCCTAGAGGAACTGCTGGACCTTTTGCGGCAGGCAGTGCGGGACCTCCAGGAAGTAAACGAAACGAACCGCCTTCTGGCGCGCCAGTCCCTGGCTTACACGCGTAAAGTGCTTGCCCTCCTTGTACCGGAAGACAAGTCCCCGGTTCTCATGGACCAGTTGGTTTAG
- the flgK gene encoding flagellar hook-associated protein FlgK, which translates to MPGTFFGFNTALRGMQAAQRSIYTTAHNIANANTEGYTRQQVVLATTPAYPVPAMNRPGGTGWQIGTGVDSQETRRMRDEFLDTQIRRETGSLGMWEQIQDVLQQVEIVFNEPSDTGLSTLMSQFWAAWQELSKNAESSPVRTTVVETASALAEAFNHSAQQLETIINDIDQSIELKVTEINSLARQIADLNVQIKNVVAAGDQPNDLLDQRDMLLDRLSKIIDFEVEYNKVDVNGEALYDGQIKIKIGGAYLVEINNGSNIIHEVTDNGPESGKIYWEENGTEINPVRGEIKGLQQAREDVQLYLDRLDVLARGLAENINDLHGKGLDLSGQPVSGTSYENFFVVLSNPPSTGDISDSGITAKNIGVNLNIRNDVTKIAAADVSGGAGNGANALKIAQLQSKLFQENDTDGDGSIDTLVADTSGVTFDDYYKNFTAKLGVDAHEAERMTTNQGVLVDQLTNRKESISGVSLDEEMANMLQYQRAYEAAARMITTLDAMLDKIINGMGVIR; encoded by the coding sequence GTGCCGGGAACTTTTTTCGGCTTTAACACCGCCCTGCGCGGTATGCAGGCCGCCCAGCGCAGCATCTATACTACCGCCCACAACATCGCCAACGCCAACACCGAGGGCTATACCCGCCAGCAGGTGGTGCTGGCCACAACACCAGCCTATCCCGTTCCGGCCATGAACCGGCCCGGGGGTACGGGCTGGCAGATCGGCACCGGCGTCGACAGCCAGGAAACCCGCCGTATGCGGGACGAATTCTTAGATACTCAGATCCGCCGCGAAACCGGGTCTTTAGGCATGTGGGAACAAATCCAGGACGTCTTACAGCAGGTAGAGATTGTTTTTAACGAGCCTTCGGACACGGGTTTAAGCACCCTGATGAGCCAGTTCTGGGCCGCGTGGCAGGAGCTCTCGAAGAACGCGGAAAGCTCCCCCGTGCGGACCACCGTCGTCGAGACAGCCAGCGCCCTGGCGGAAGCCTTTAACCACAGCGCCCAGCAGCTGGAGACGATCATCAATGATATCGACCAATCCATAGAGCTGAAGGTAACTGAAATCAACTCCCTGGCTCGGCAGATAGCTGACCTGAACGTCCAGATTAAAAATGTAGTCGCCGCCGGTGACCAGCCCAATGATCTCCTGGATCAGCGGGATATGTTGCTGGATAGGCTCAGCAAGATAATCGATTTTGAGGTGGAATACAATAAAGTAGACGTCAACGGCGAAGCTCTCTATGACGGGCAGATTAAGATAAAGATCGGCGGTGCCTATTTGGTTGAGATAAATAATGGTAGTAATATAATCCATGAAGTGACGGATAATGGTCCGGAAAGTGGCAAGATTTACTGGGAAGAAAATGGGACGGAGATTAATCCCGTCCGCGGGGAGATAAAGGGTCTTCAGCAGGCGCGGGAAGACGTCCAGCTGTACCTTGACAGGCTCGATGTTTTAGCTAGGGGGCTGGCAGAAAACATCAATGACCTTCACGGGAAGGGATTGGATTTGAGCGGGCAGCCTGTAAGCGGAACTAGTTATGAAAACTTTTTCGTGGTTTTAAGTAATCCACCATCTACAGGGGATATCAGCGACAGCGGCATTACTGCAAAAAACATCGGCGTCAACCTCAATATCCGCAATGACGTGACGAAAATCGCCGCAGCCGATGTTAGCGGCGGCGCCGGAAACGGTGCCAACGCATTAAAAATAGCCCAGCTGCAGTCTAAGTTATTCCAGGAAAACGATACCGACGGCGACGGCAGCATTGATACTCTCGTTGCAGATACAAGCGGCGTCACCTTCGATGACTACTACAAAAACTTCACTGCCAAACTGGGCGTCGACGCCCATGAAGCCGAACGCATGACCACCAACCAGGGCGTCCTGGTGGACCAGCTTACCAACCGCAAAGAATCCATTTCCGGCGTTTCCCTGGACGAAGAAATGGCCAACATGCTCCAGTACCAGCGGGCTTATGAAGCCGCGGCCAGAATGATTACCACCCTAGACGCTATGCTCGATAAAATCATCAACGGCATGGGCGTGATCCGGTAG
- a CDS encoding NAD-dependent 4,6-dehydratase LegB, giving the protein MRILVTGAGGFIGSHLTERLVKEGHKVRAFVHYNSSNTWGWLEESEVKDDIEVFAGDIRDYDSVRAAMRGIEVVFHLAALIGIPYSYVTPVAYIRTNIEGTYNICQAAREEGVRRVIHTSTSEVYGTARYVPIDEEHPLQAQSPYAASKIGADQLSLSFYRSFDLPVTVVRPFNTYGPRQSARAVIPAIITQLLSGQEEIKLGNLAPTRDFNFVADTVNGFITAGMATNTVGEVVNIGSGREISIGDLVELIGQLMGIKVRVQADAERYRPEASEVERLCCDNRKAARMVGWRPEFSLNEGLAITIDWFKNHLALYKAGQYNV; this is encoded by the coding sequence TTGCGTATTTTAGTAACCGGTGCCGGCGGCTTTATCGGCTCTCACCTTACGGAAAGACTCGTCAAGGAAGGGCACAAAGTCCGGGCCTTTGTTCATTATAATTCCAGTAATACCTGGGGTTGGCTGGAAGAAAGCGAAGTTAAAGACGATATTGAAGTCTTTGCCGGTGATATCCGCGATTATGACAGCGTCCGGGCTGCCATGCGGGGAATAGAAGTAGTATTCCACCTTGCAGCCCTGATAGGGATACCCTATTCTTACGTCACGCCGGTCGCTTATATCAGGACGAACATCGAAGGCACATATAATATTTGCCAGGCTGCCCGTGAAGAAGGCGTGAGAAGGGTGATCCACACTTCTACGTCCGAGGTTTACGGGACGGCCCGGTATGTTCCTATTGATGAAGAGCATCCCCTCCAGGCCCAGTCACCCTATGCCGCCAGCAAGATAGGCGCCGACCAGCTGTCCCTGAGTTTTTACCGGTCTTTTGACCTGCCGGTAACCGTCGTCCGCCCCTTCAACACCTACGGCCCGCGCCAGTCGGCCAGAGCCGTTATCCCGGCAATAATCACCCAGCTACTAAGCGGGCAGGAAGAGATCAAGCTGGGCAACCTGGCACCGACGCGGGATTTTAATTTCGTTGCAGACACAGTTAACGGTTTTATCACAGCCGGGATGGCAACAAATACGGTGGGCGAAGTGGTTAATATCGGCAGCGGCCGGGAAATAAGCATCGGCGATCTGGTTGAGCTGATAGGACAACTGATGGGGATAAAGGTAAGAGTACAGGCCGATGCGGAGCGATACCGCCCTGAAGCGAGCGAAGTGGAGCGTTTATGCTGCGATAACCGCAAAGCCGCTCGGATGGTAGGATGGCGGCCGGAATTCTCTTTAAATGAAGGTCTGGCAATAACAATCGATTGGTTTAAAAATCACCTGGCTTTATATAAAGCCGGGCAATATAACGTCTAA
- a CDS encoding LegC family aminotransferase — MMQEVKIPLDWPDIGELEKEYVLKALESGYVSSAGPMVREFEERFADYLGINHAVAVVNGTAGLHLALKLLGIGPGDEVIVPALTFIATVNPVVYVGARPVVVDVDPCTWNIDPAAIERAITKHTRAIIPVHLYGNPADMDAIIGLARKYGLYVIEDATEALGSTYKGKKAGTFGHIGVFSFNGNKIITTGGGGMLVTEDPELARRARILVNQGREPGETEYEHKEIGFNYRLTNLQAALGLAQLERLPEFLAAKRRNAAIYRRELRNISGIGWQEETPGAESNWWLFSITIDEEEYGQGRQKLMNRLHEQGIQVRPLFKPLFRQPCYHGYTFNLCPVADELYQKGINLPSASFLTVEDINVVARALKSGAC; from the coding sequence ATGATGCAGGAAGTTAAGATACCCCTGGACTGGCCCGATATCGGCGAGTTAGAAAAGGAGTATGTATTAAAAGCTCTAGAAAGCGGCTATGTTTCGTCGGCAGGCCCTATGGTGAGGGAGTTTGAAGAACGTTTTGCCGATTATTTGGGCATCAATCATGCAGTGGCCGTTGTCAACGGCACGGCCGGCCTGCACCTTGCCTTGAAACTACTGGGGATTGGACCAGGGGACGAAGTTATTGTACCCGCCCTTACCTTCATTGCCACGGTGAATCCGGTCGTATACGTTGGGGCCAGGCCGGTAGTGGTCGACGTTGATCCCTGTACGTGGAACATCGATCCCGCAGCGATAGAAAGAGCGATTACCAAACATACCCGGGCGATAATACCCGTCCACCTCTACGGCAACCCGGCCGATATGGACGCCATCATAGGATTGGCCCGCAAATACGGCTTGTATGTGATCGAAGACGCCACCGAAGCTTTAGGTTCGACTTATAAAGGAAAGAAAGCAGGTACTTTCGGCCACATAGGCGTTTTTAGCTTCAACGGCAATAAAATTATCACTACCGGCGGCGGGGGGATGCTGGTAACAGAGGACCCGGAACTGGCTCGCAGAGCCAGAATCCTGGTCAACCAGGGCAGGGAACCGGGGGAAACCGAGTACGAGCATAAAGAGATAGGCTTCAATTACCGCCTGACCAACCTCCAGGCTGCCCTGGGCCTGGCCCAGCTGGAACGCCTGCCGGAATTTTTGGCGGCTAAAAGACGCAATGCGGCGATTTATCGCCGGGAATTGCGCAATATATCAGGTATTGGCTGGCAGGAGGAGACGCCTGGGGCGGAAAGCAATTGGTGGCTTTTTTCCATAACTATTGATGAAGAAGAATACGGGCAGGGTAGACAGAAATTAATGAATCGGTTGCATGAGCAGGGTATTCAAGTTCGTCCCCTATTTAAACCCCTATTCCGGCAACCATGTTACCATGGTTACACCTTTAATTTATGTCCGGTGGCAGACGAATTGTATCAGAAAGGGATAAACTTGCCAAGTGCAAGTTTCTTAACAGTTGAGGATATAAATGTTGTTGCTCGAGCTTTGAAAAGCGGGGCGTGCTGA
- a CDS encoding acetyltransferase, producing the protein MPLPIVLIGAGGHAKVVADIIRKTRAYEIIGCTDPCKDNALISWGIKYLGTDEILPDLLQTGVNRAAMGIAGFNNTIRRRLYEKIRELGFNFPVLCHPAANIAPGVRLSEASIIMAAAVINPDVTIGENVIINTGAIIEHDCIIGHSAQIGPGAILCGGVIIEEGAFIGAGACIIQGKRIGRGAIIGSGAIVIQDVPAGVTVVGNPARIKP; encoded by the coding sequence ATGCCTTTACCGATCGTACTTATTGGGGCAGGAGGCCACGCCAAAGTTGTTGCTGATATAATCAGGAAAACGAGAGCCTATGAAATAATAGGTTGTACAGACCCCTGCAAAGATAATGCCCTGATTTCGTGGGGTATAAAGTATTTGGGTACGGACGAGATTTTGCCCGATCTACTGCAGACAGGGGTAAACCGGGCGGCTATGGGTATAGCCGGTTTTAATAATACTATTCGCAGAAGGTTATATGAAAAAATCCGGGAGTTGGGGTTTAATTTTCCAGTACTTTGTCATCCGGCTGCTAATATAGCTCCGGGAGTAAGGCTGAGCGAGGCATCGATTATTATGGCTGCCGCTGTAATTAATCCAGATGTCACTATTGGTGAAAACGTGATTATTAATACAGGAGCAATAATCGAGCACGATTGTATAATAGGACATTCGGCACAAATTGGTCCCGGGGCGATCCTGTGTGGTGGTGTTATAATCGAGGAAGGAGCTTTTATTGGTGCTGGGGCTTGTATCATCCAGGGTAAAAGAATTGGGCGGGGTGCCATAATAGGGAGCGGGGCAATAGTAATCCAAGATGTGCCTGCAGGTGTGACTGTGGTTGGCAATCCGGCCAGGATCAAACCTTAA
- a CDS encoding PIG-L deacetylase family protein, giving the protein MGAKVLVIAPHPDDETLGAGGTLLRHIASGDEVYWCVVTHAFADSTEAYCKERMLMIEKVSRAYGFAKYFLLGFPAAALETVPMRRIIDALSKVIQEIKPEIVYSVGDSDVNTDHDVVYRALMVATKPVYTPFIQEILLYEVPSSTNWAFPEKSVRFQPNIFVDISRFIERKITIMRYFGEEIKTFPHARSEEGVTALAIFRGVQVGITQAEGFRLIRKMIR; this is encoded by the coding sequence ATGGGAGCTAAAGTTCTTGTTATAGCACCCCACCCTGATGATGAAACCCTGGGAGCCGGTGGTACGTTACTGCGCCATATTGCCAGCGGGGATGAAGTTTACTGGTGTGTAGTCACCCATGCCTTTGCCGACTCTACTGAAGCCTATTGTAAAGAAAGGATGTTGATGATTGAAAAGGTGAGCCGGGCTTATGGCTTTGCTAAATATTTCCTCCTTGGTTTTCCGGCTGCGGCTTTAGAAACCGTACCTATGCGGCGCATTATCGATGCGTTATCGAAAGTTATTCAAGAAATAAAGCCGGAGATAGTCTATAGCGTGGGGGATAGCGACGTTAATACAGATCACGATGTAGTTTATCGCGCCCTTATGGTAGCCACCAAGCCGGTTTATACGCCTTTCATCCAAGAAATTCTGCTTTACGAAGTTCCATCAAGTACAAACTGGGCGTTCCCAGAAAAGAGTGTTCGCTTTCAACCTAATATATTTGTTGATATTTCTAGATTTATAGAGAGAAAGATAACAATAATGCGCTATTTTGGGGAAGAAATAAAAACATTTCCGCATGCGCGCAGTGAAGAAGGTGTAACAGCTTTAGCTATATTTCGTGGTGTTCAAGTAGGTATAACCCAAGCTGAGGGGTTTAGATTAATTAGGAAGATGATTCGGTAA